The DNA region CAAAATTGACTGGCCtaatgaactcgggatggcttgggcagtgattgttgttcctttccatcactcgtggtgttgatttcatcatgtccatttgttgatgttCTCTCAcacttgcaaagtcactgtgcatttgcaatatggttaactgggcattcaccatcacgaatttgtcatgctataaaaatcgtgcaggaatgccaaattgactggcccgttgaactcgggatggctgggcagtgattctggtacctctccattgctcgttagggttgatttcagaatgtcacttttggtgatggtacctcaccgtttaaacatattgcaaatggacaagagtcaccagcaagtcaccgtcatcagccaatttgatatcattctgacaccaaactgatacaaactgacaccaaacccacttttcccaactcgtttaggagccaagtatcacatacttccagagctggcccaaaattcacatcgccttcggttcaaaccataaaaaaacataaaacacgtaattcacgttctagctgcgggtccatttcttgtgttatgtaggcctagctgaggggCGACCCCGAatccaagtttcggctcgataggtcattgctgaaaatccacttttcaATTACTTGttcggggtccttgaatgagctatcggacagaaatgttgggttctgtctctatgggccgaggacggtcacaatgcacacctagtcttgtgtctctgggacatttctaaatgtcgccatttcgtaatggtcaaaatgaattgaagtcattgcaaatgtacgaggctgtttctcagtccgagaaccttctagagcgcaatcaccacgcactatcgacctgaggtctagaacaggattctaaagtttgaactctaggtctgacggttctttaaaagttccaacaaggttaactaatgcagggagtgtatgtctctacgcaccccaatgggtccctacttccaagctgtgtgtgtgatttagttttcctttgaaattttaagggaaaaatgactgatttacagttcacaggggttgcctaatcacatatgaagttttggaaagatctgattttttaacccctcgaaacattgagacaccaattatggcacttccggttggcacaggaagctataacgcaacacacatcctcattggggtattctattacaaaATCctgttttaagtctttaccataaaaactgactgatttacacagggttgaatgcactatgtctatcaaactgcaggcagggtatgggtatacacttttagggcgattttaacctcttgatgctatggggggcgctatttcatttttggatgaaaaacgttcccgttttaaacaagatattttgtcacaaaaagatgctcgactatgcatataattgatagctttcgaaagaaaacactgacgtgtccagaactaccaagatattttctgtgcgtgccctagaacgtgagcttcaggcaaaaccaaagatgagacggcatccaggaaatgagcaggatttttgaggctctgttaaccattgtctccttatatggctgtgaatgcgagaggagtgagtcaaccctttctgtcgtttccccaaggtgtctgcagcattgtgacgtatttgtaggcagatcattggaagattgaccataagagaccacatttaccaggtgtccgcggTGTCCTGCgcccgaaattggtgcgcaagagtcagctgccagtatttttccatgggattcagagaggaaagcaagcttccacgaaacgatatatcaatgaagagatatgtgaaaaaaaccttgaggattgattccaaacaacgtttgccatgtttcggtagatatgtagttaattcggaaaaagtttgacgttgtaggtgactgaattttcggttcgtttcggtagccagacgcaatgtagaaaacggaacgatttctcctacacacagacgctttcaggaaaaactgcgcatttggtatgtaactgagtctcctcattgaaaacgtcagaagctcttcaaaggtaaatgattttatttatttggttatctggtttttgtgaaaatgttgcgtgctacatgctacacaaaatgctatgctagcttagcatactcttacacaaattagtcaatttctatggttcaaaagcatattttgaaaatctgagatgacagtgttgttaagaaaaggctaagcttgagagcagacgcattattttcattttatttgcgattttcagaaatcgttaacgttgcgttatgctaatgagcctgaggctttagtcacgatcccggatccgggatggggagttccaaagAAGGtatgatagcgaggtgaacaggcagtggctcgggtgggtgttgtccttgatgatctttatgggtgtcctggagggcaggtagttttgccccggtgatacgttgtgcagacctcactatcctctggagagccttacggttgtgggcagagcagttgccgttccAGGCCGTGAtatagcccgccaggatgctctcgattgagcatctgtagaagtttgtgagtgcttttggtgacaagccgaatttcttcagcctcctgaggttgggaggcgctgctgcgccttcttcacgatgctgtctgtgtgagtggaccgattcagtttgtctgtgatgtgtatgccgaggaacttaaaacttgctaccctctccactactgttccatcgatgtggatagggggatgttcCCTCTGATGTtttactgacgcttagcttgtttgatagccttgcggagggaatagctgcactgtttgtattcggtcatgtttccagtcaccttgccctgattaaaagcagtggtttgcgctttcagtttcacgcgattgctgccatcaatccacggtttctggttagggaatgttttaaatcgttgctatgggaacgacatcttcaacgcacgttctaatgaactcgcacaccgaatcagcgtgtTGGTATTTGTCAGACTAGGCCATGGCTTTGCCTGTTCCACTGATTCTTCTGATCTGAAGGGATAAACCAGGGTCAGCACAATAGTAGGGGACCACAGTATGGGACTAGCAGAGTAGGGGACCACAGTATGGGACTAGCAGAGTAGGGGACCACAGTATGGGACTACTGGCAGAGTAGGGGACCACAGTAGGGGACTAGCAGGATTTCACTGTTTAACTTCACTCAGGTAGGGGGCAACATTCGGGGAAGTTTGGATGCAAAGCGTGCCCAAactaaactgcctgctactcagtcccagaagctaggatatgcatagaaAACAAAGCTGTCCAAATAATGTCTGAGTAAAGCAGACctgatttagcaggcgaaaacctgagaaaaatccatccaggaagtagatttttgtttgtttgttctagtTCTCTAtacaatgccattacagtatccgtTGACTTATGACTCAGTTGCtatgcagttcctatgccttccacgaGACGTCAGCAGTATTTAGaaatggtttcaggcttgtattctgaaaaatgcgggagtaagagcagtctgaatgactGGACCCTACAGTGTCGGAGCTTTTTCATGCTCAAtcccgagagagtgcctttcttgtttacctttatatagacaactttattgtccggttgaaatattatcgattatttaggctaaaaacaacctgagggttTGGatattttgtctgcctgttgtaactgtttgagcctgtggattactgaagaaaacaaaacggaggtttttggatatagaaaatatcgaacaaaaggaacatttattgaataaatgaaatTCTTAGTgaaaccatatgaagatcatatGAAGAGACATTCTACTTCTAGTGatggctggaacaaaagcctcaCCTTGCCCTTGTTCTTGGCCGAGGTCTGTCCCAACAGAGAGGCGTGGTAGATGAGACCATATTTGGGCGTGTCTCTGCACATCTTCAGGGCTCTGAACAGGGCCTTCTCTGCTCCCAGGATCTGGACTGTGGAGGCCGGGTGCTTGGCCAGGTTCAACAGGGACCCTGTCAGAGAGAACCAGAGCATTTAGGAGCAGTTGGGGCGGTTCCAGCTGACTACTACAAGTGTCCAGGTAAAAGGTTTTAATTCAAGCTCAGATGAGGTAGTGACTGAAAAGCATCAGGTTTCAGGATTGTGACATATAGTCATCATAATCACTGCTTGTTTTGTGTTTTGAATGATTCCTGCTGTGTGATTGGCCGTTAGATCATGACTCACCAGCGTGTGAGATGAGCCGTGCCCCGACCAGTTCCCCCACCATGACAGTCAGGTTGGGAGCGATAGCCATCATCCTGTTCTTCAGATAGTCGTACAGTTGGGTGCGGTACTCTGTAATCTCTATCACCTGGTCACACAGGTGCATGATGTTGCCGATGTCCTCCTCTGACACCTCCGTTCCCATGGAGATCTCTGCAGCCAGTTTGACCTCTGCCTCCACCTCCTCGGGGAGATGCTCAGACAGGTCGGTGGTTGCCACGTTGGTACGAGCGCCTATCTTCCGGACACTCTTGCAGTAGGCCAGGTTGTCAGTGATGATCTTCCCCACCTCAGGGAAGTGCCAGCCGTACCACTCCCTACAGCgcatgatgtagttgttgagctcCTTGTCCAGGTCATCCAGCAGAGCTGCacagaccacaataccagttacccccgctacagaccacaataccagcTACACAATACCAGTTACCcccgctacagaccacaataccagttacccccgctacagaccacaataccagttacccccactacagaccacaataccagctacacaataccagttacacccgctacagaccacaataccagcTACACAATACCAGTTACCCccactacagaccacaataccagctacacaataccagttacacccgctacagaccacaataccagttacacccgctacagaccacaataccagttacacccgctacagaccacaataccagttacacccgctacagaccacaataccagttacacccgctacagaccacaataccagttacacccgctacagaccacaataccagttacacccgctacagaccacaataccagttacccccgctacagaccacaataccagttaccccagctacagaccacaataccagttaccccagctacagaccacaataccagttacaccagctacagaccacaataccagttacacccgctacagaccacaataccagttacacccgctacagaccacaataccagttacaccagctacagaccacaataccagttacacctgctacagaccacaataccagttacacccgctacagaccacaataccagttACACCCGCTACAGACCACAACACCAGTTACACctgctacagaccacaataccagttacacctgctacagaccacaatactaGTTACCCATGTTACTCCTGCCACAGACCACAACACTAGTTACACCTGCCACATACCACAACACCAGTTACACCTGACacagaccacaataccagtcacacctgccacagaccacaatagtagttacacctgccacagaccacaaTACTAGTTACCCATGTTACTCCCGCCACAGACCACAACACTAGTtacacctgccacagaccacaacactagttacacctgccacagaccacaacgctagttacacctgccacagaccacaacGCTAGTTACTCCAGCCACAGACCACAACGCTAGTTACACCAGCCACAGACCACAACGCTAGTTACACCAGCCACAGACCACAACGCTAGTtacacctgccacagaccacaacgctagttacacctgccacagaccacaacgctagttacacctgccacagaccacaacgctagttacacctgccacagaccacaacgctagttacacctgccacagaccacaatactagttacacctgccacagaccacaaTACTAGTTACACctgctacagaccacaatactagttacacctgccacagaccacaatactagttacacctgccacagaccacaatactagttacacctgccacagaccacaatactagttacacctgccacagaccacaacactagttacacctgccacagaccacaacactagttacacctgccacagaccacaacactagttacacctgccacagaccacaataccagttacacctgccacagaccacaacactatttacacctgccacagaccacaaTACTAGTTACCCATGTtacacctgccacagaccacaacGCTAGTTACTCATACAGACCACAACGCTAGTTACACCCGCCACAGACCACAACGCTAGTTACACCCGCCACAGACCACAACGCTAGTtacacctgccacagaccacaacgctagttacacctgccacagaccacaacgctagttacacctgccacagaccacaacgctagttacacctgccacagaccacaacgctagttacacctgccacagaccacaacgctagttacacctgccacagaccacaacgctagttacacctgccacagaccacaacgctagttacacctgccacagaccacaacgctagttacacctgccacagaccacaacgctagttacacctgccacagaccacaacgctagttacacctgccacagaccacaacgctagttacacctgccacagaccacaacgctagttacacctgccacagaccacaacgctagttacacctgccacagaccacaacgctagttacacctgccacagaccacaacgctagttacacctgccacagaccacaacgctagttacacctgccacagaccacaacgcaagttacacctgccacagaccacaacaccagttacacctgccacagaccacaataccagttacacctgccacagaccacaataccagttacacctgccacagaccacaataccagtcACACCTGTCTACAGATAATCAAGTGTTGTGTTTAATT from Oncorhynchus masou masou isolate Uvic2021 unplaced genomic scaffold, UVic_Omas_1.1 unplaced_scaffold_2831, whole genome shotgun sequence includes:
- the LOC135533945 gene encoding nucleolar protein 58-like, translating into MLVLFETAAGYAIFKVLDESKLQEVDSLWKEFETPEKANKVVKLKHFEKFQDTTEALTIRTQMESLITGLPPREISAMSLGLAHSLSRYKLKFSPDKVDTMIVQAISLLDDLDKELNNYIMRCREWYGWHFPEVGKIITDNLAYCKSVRKIGARTNVATTDLSEHLPEEVEAEVKLAAEISMGTEVSEEDIGNIMHLCDQVIEITEYRTQLYDYLKNRMMAIAPNLTVMVGELVGARLISHAGSLLNLAKHPASTVQILGAEKALFRALKMCRDTPKYGLIYHASLLGQTSAKNKGKVRLLFQPSLEVECLFI